In one window of Miscanthus floridulus cultivar M001 chromosome 12, ASM1932011v1, whole genome shotgun sequence DNA:
- the LOC136497947 gene encoding peroxidase 18-like, producing the protein MGGGLGGAVVCSMLVLSALLALAASQSPSQVLSPAQSASRHPTAPAARPSFPSPAAPAPRLSRPPTPAAKPSSPPPAAPAGKPSPSPRPAPTRSPPVATPPVPRATPPVPRASPPPATSPAPKPPSRPAMAPAPKPSPSVAPAPRPSSHPPPTPAPPASRTAPKPSPPLAPKQSPSPAASPPPPAPPQPPSNSTPTMSSTLGQLSPSFYAQSCPGVELAVRDVVRSASTLDPSIPGKLLRLVFHDCFVEGCDASVLIQGNGTERTDPANLSLGGFNVIDAAKRLLEVVCPATVSCSDIVVLASRDAVVFAGGPAVPVELGRRDGLVSLASNVRRNIIDTGFSVDAMAASFTAKGLTLDDLVTLSGGHTIGSAHCNTFRERFQVANGSMTPIDGSMNADYANELIQACSAANGTVSAGTAVDCDSGSASVFDNRYFANLLDGRGLLRTDAVLVQNATTRAKVAEFAQSQDGFFVSWASSYARLTSLGVKTGADGEIRRTCSSVNG; encoded by the exons ATGGGCGGGGGGCTCGGCGGCGCCGTCGTTTGCTCAATGCTGGTCTTGTCGGCGCTGCTGGCCCTCGCCGCCTCGCAGTCGCCGTCCCAGGTTCTGTCGCCGGCTCAGAGCGCGTCGCGGCACCCGACGGCGCCGGCGGCGAGGCCGTCGTTCCCATCGCCTGCGGCGCCAGCTCCGAGGCTGTCACGGCCTCCAACCCCGGCCGCGAAACCGTCGTCTCCGCCACCCGCGGCGCCAGCTGGGAAGCCGTCACCGTCTCCCAGGCCGGCTCCAACGAGGTCTCCGCCAGTGGCGACACCACCGGTGCCAAGGGCGACACCACCGGTGCCAAGAGCGTCACCTCCACCTGCAACCTCGCCAGCTCCAAAGCCACCCTCTCGACCTGCAATGGCGCCGGCTCCGAAACCATCCCCATCCGTCGCGCCGGCGCCAAGGCCCTCGTCTCATCCACCTCCCACACCGGCACCACCAGCTTCTCGGACGGCTCCAAAGCCATCCCCGCCCTTGGCTCCGAAACAGTCTCCATCACCGGcggcttcaccgccaccacctgcTCCGCCGCAGCCTCCGTCGAACTCCACGCCGACGATGTCCTCCACATTGGGCCAGCTCTCGCCCAGCTTCTACGCGCAGTCCTGCCCGGGCGTTGAGCTGGCGGTGAGGGATGTcgttaggtcggcatccaccctGGACCCCTCCATCCCCGGCAAGCTTCTTAGGCTGGTCTTCCATGACTGCTTCGTCGAG GGATGCGATGCATCGGTGTTGATACAAGGTAACGGTACGGAGAGGACTGATCCTGCAAATCTCTCACTTGGTGGGTTCAATGTCATCGATGCAGCAAAGAGGTTGCTAGAAGTCGTGTGCCCTGCGACTGTTTCTTGCAGTGACATTGTCGTCCTCGCCTCAAGAGATGCTGTTGTGTTT GCTGGAGGACCGGCGGTGCCTGTCGAACTGGGAAGACGAGACGGCCTCGTCTCATTGGCATCCAATGTCCGAAGAAACATCATCGACACGGGCTTCTCCGTCGACGCCATGGCGGCCAGCTTCACCGCCAAGGGGCTCACCCTGGACGATCTCGTCACCCTCTCAG GGGGCCACACCATCGGGTCGGCGCACTGCAACACGTTCCGGGAGCGGTTCCAGGTGGCGAACGGGAGCATGACGCCCATCGACGGGTCCATGAACGCCGACTACGCGAACGAGCTGATCCAGGCGTGCTCGGCGGCGAACGGCACCGTGTCGGCGGGCACGGCCGTGGACTGCGACTCCGGGTCGGCGTCCGTCTTCGACAACCGCTACTTCGCGAACCTGCTGGACGGGCGGGGCCTGCTGCGCACGGACGCCGTGCTGGTGCAGAACGCCACGACGAGGGCCAAGGTGGCTGAGTTCGCGCAGAGCCAGGACGGCTTCTTCGTGAGCTGGGCCAGCTCGTACGCCAGGCTCACCAGCCTCGGCGTGAAGACCGGCGCCGACGGCGAGATCCGGCGGACCTGCTCCAGCGTCAATGGCTGA